A stretch of DNA from Phocoena sinus isolate mPhoSin1 chromosome 5, mPhoSin1.pri, whole genome shotgun sequence:
TTTACATTTCAACTCTTGTTTCAGGAGAAAAATTTTGTCAGGTTCCCATGCTGTGGAACAGTTGCTTCCTAAGGGTCTGGAGGAATGATAGGAAGCAGTGTTTTGGCTTTCTGGACCTTCTTTATGGCCCCTTGCCGTGTCATTCTGGCTCATAcatttgtgtgttttctcttccTATTTGTTCTTCTCCAGTCCTTGAGTTTagtctgtcctttctcctccattttcctttcttgcccctcctttctctttttcttttctctcagctGCCATCTTGCTTTGCTTTGTATCATTCCAGAGCTTGCTTAGCTTGAATTATTGTCTCTGAGAAAGATTTCAGTTTACCTGCTTTGTGTACTGTTTGTTCCTTTGTGCCGTATACGTGGAGAGAGGTAAGAAAGAGAATGGGGCCCAAACATTCTTTCCTTCATCCTTTTATTTAACCTGTATTTGAAAACCTACTTTGTGTAAGACACTGTGCCAGGTTCTGGGCTACCTCAGTAAACAAAAGGTCCTTAGTTGGGGAGACAAAGAGACtgtgtatttatttctcattcattcattcactcattcaacaaatacttattgagacTGGAATATAGTGGTTGGCAAAAGCAAAATTTCTTCCTCTCATGGACCTCATTGCATTTTGGTAAGACAGACATACATTAATTAGACAGTTACACAAATGAATGTTAAATTACACCTGTGTTGAGTCCTATCAAGGAGGACACCATAGTGCAAGACTGTATATTGGGGGAATTTGTTCTGGGAACAGCTTCCTTGAGGAAGTAAAGAATGAACTGAGATCAGTAAGACTTAACTATGCAAAAACAGCAGGGAAGGGGAAATAGCAGGATACAGAAGTCTGGTGCTGAGAAGGGGCTTCTGGAGCATTTGAGGAAGTGGGAGTGTAGAGAGCAGGTGGGGGGAGGCCAGATGAGGCTGACGAGGCAGCCTGGGATCAGATCCAGCAGGACTTTGTAGGTCCTGTTAAGGACTTTGGTTCTTATTCTTTGAGCAATGAGATGCCTTTGAAGTGTGGTAaacaggagaaaggaggagaaaagcattttaaaaatctttatttttcaaacactAGTCTGAATTCTGTGGAGAACAAATGCACTTGAGCATAGGTGTGAGTGACGGTAAGGAGGTGGGAACAGCAGTTGGGAGGCTGTAGTGGCAGCCTAGAGGAGAGGTGAGAGGTTCAGGGTTAGCAAGGGCTTTAACTTTCCAAACCTACCCTCACTTCctgttaaatgtatttatttatccaaaaACATTGTTTTTGAAGTTGACTTACCCCAAAAGACACAGATGCAACAAAACTTAAATTCATTCAAATGAGAAATGAAGGATGATTGAAATAAAAAGGAGTATGAGTAGAATTATACCAGAGAGTATAGGATAAAGATAATGACTGAAATCATGTATAAAACTTAGCTCTGAGCTCCTGGAAGCCTAGGCAGAAAAGGAAATAGTACAGGTCACGTGATTGTTCAACAAAAAGAAGCATGCTAGTTAAGCAAGGGAAATAATCTTTTCcttataaacatttaaagtaCTTTATTAAGAAGTAAAATTAACCTGGATAGGTCCAGATTATTGAAGCCCAAAACCTCAGCTCTTGAGATTATTGCATTAATCCATTTTTGGTGGTAGTTATttcaaaaagtaaacatttcagaaatattcAGAGCTGAACTACATACATGGATTTCTTATTTGATGCCTGGTTACAGAGGGGAAGCACAAAGCGAAGAGAAAGTAGAGGAAGACAGACCAGATAAGATGCTCATAATGCAACCTATGGGCGCGAAGTAAACCCATAATGTACTTTCTTGAGGACCTTCCCATTTGCTTTCCCAGATACTTTTTTTGTTGCCTGCTTCTGTCCCCATTTCATTTGTGTCTGTAAATACTTCTTCATGGAAGGCATCCCTCCTGCCTTGCAAGATGCATAGTCAGGGACAAAGAATGCCATGCACAGAAGTGGCATTCTTATTTCTCAGTTGTTCACATTCCAGCCAGTGAAAACCTCCTTCCAGAATCaagaatctcaaaaacaaaatcacttctcattttaatgaagtcaTCCAGAGTTCCCAGCGACTCTCCTTGTGAGTTCTCTGCCCCTGGGGCTTCTTCTCCACGCATTCCTTCCTAGCCCTGTACTTGGCCAGCAGCTTCAGTTACACTGCCTACTCTCCCGGTAAAATGTTAGGCCCAAAGGCGCAGGAGGGTCCCAGGAGAGCCAGAGACAGCAGTACAGTAGGGAGCAAGAAGTCAGATAAGTCCAGGTTGTTGGCATCCAAGGCCTCAGCTCTTGAGATAATGGACATAATCCATTTTTGGTAGTAGGTCACGTTGGTGTAGACCCCAGGAAAAGAAAGACCACATCCTGTTCCCCAGCTTGACAATCCTATCTGGATCCATATACCATCAATATGACATGACGGAGGCCCTCCAGAATCGCCCTAAGGAAGAGGGAAAGATCATGAGCCTAGTGAAGAAGGCCCACGAAGAGGAGCGTGGTCACAGGGGTGGAGGTTCCTTCGAATGGGGCAGCGGAGCCCATGGAGCTGTAAAAATCCGGAGGGAGCTGGATTTCCCACTGACATGGAAATTTAGAATCATAGAATCTGAAATTGGCAGAGACCTTAGCTAAATACATCAGTAGTTTCAAACTACTCATCTCtgattgaaaagaaataaatatgatgaGTTTTTCACTAAATTCATTCAGTTGAATGAACTgtccttatttttctatttttaggtcCTTTTTTAGTGTTAAGATAATgctctcttatataaaatggtggtGACAGTAGTTGGTGATGTATCTCTCAATCTTGCTATTattttggtaacagctttattgagatataattcacatactgtacaattcacccatttaaagttcagttttagtatattcacagtgttgctCAACCATTACCACAACCCATTTTtgtcaccccccaaaaaaaactccATACCCTTTAGCAGTCACCCTCATTTCCTCCCATTCCTTCCAGGCCTAGGCCAGCCAGTTacctactttctgcctctgtgaatTTGCATATTATGGatattttgtataaatgaaaCTATATATGACCTTTTATGTCTGGCCTCTTccacttagcatactgttttcaaggttcatccatgttatgtCAGTAGCATGTGTaagtactccattcctttttatggctaaataatattccattttattgacataccacattttgttatcTAGTCATCGGTTGATGGTCagttgggttgttttcactttttggctattataaataatgctgcaatgaatattcatgtacaaatttttatatggatgtattttccatttctcttgggtgtgtacttaggagtggaattcctggatcatatggtaagtccATACTTAACCTTTTGaggttttccagagtggctgcaccattttacattctcactaggTATGTGaatgttcccatttctccacattccttgccaactcttgttattatctgtcttgattatagccatcctccTGGGTGTGAAGTTGTGTCTCATTGTTGTTTGATTTGTAAATAATGAATATACAGACAGGAAATTTTTGCAGAGATATAGAAAAATGCGTGTGagtggggcgggagggagggaaggaggaagtaaAACCCAAATGGTCattctagaactaaaaaataaaatatctgaaataaaaatttcactagATGAACTTAACAGTAAAATGTAGATGGCAGGAGAAAGAAGCAATGATTCTGAATATAGATTAAACTATccaatttgaaaaacagaaaaaggtaaaaataaaatatcagggaCCTGTGTGAAAATATCAAAAGTTGTAACTTACAAATTTTCAGTTTCACCcagaaggggaaaagagagaaataaggcAGAATAATAGTTGAAGAAATTATGAATGAAAATTTCCCAAGTTTTGATGAAAGGTAAAagagtagattaaaaaaacaagtcagTGAATCTCAAATAGGATAAAGACAAAGACAATCACACCTAGGACATGACATTCAAACTTCTAACAATCACATATGAAGGACAGTGTATTGAAAGCCACCAGAACAAAACACATCACACCCAGTGGAGGAAGACACAAATGATTGCTGAATTTTCATCAGACAGTTATGATCAGGAGACAGTGGAATGACATCTTTTAAGTGTACAATGAAATGTTTCTtacttcagaaaattaaaaagttggCACTTCTATGTCAACctcttaatatatttataaaaacatatgAGACTGTGAAAATCGAAGCACCAGTGGTTAGCATTGCTCTAGATCAGTAGTTGAAGAGATTAAATTAATAGataaaggttaagtgacttatccaGGTTAACACAGAATTATCGTCGGAATATTTGTCTCCTGATTCCCAATTCACTGTTGTTTACAGATGGGCAAACCTGGATCCAAATTAAGATCTcatgttaaaataatttcaagagcAAACCCTGACCTGGCAAGTATCCTTTCTTTTCTCAAGATCACCAGTACAAATCGTGCTTTCCTGGATGACAGGCTCTGTTTGTGGTAGTAGGTAACCCACCGGGTTGTAGATTATTTCTCAATGCTGGTGTTCAGTGATGGGTATTTCTGCTTCTTGGAGGATGGTAGGGTAGTCAGAATATGTAGAGATAAGTAGGAGTGAAAGGAAAAGCAGCCTGGAAAGGTGCAGGGACAACATTCAGTCATGATATGCAGACATCTCTGAATGGGAATCCAAAAGCAGAACACAGTCACTTTCCAATCATGTTGGCTAATGGAAGAGTTTTTTTGGTACAGTTAATCTAAAACAATGGATAATTCAAAATTCTGTTTGTTTGGGGCTTTTCTAATGTGCCACTTGGGGCATTCCTAACGTTCTAAATAAAGAGAAGTGCTGATACATTTTGATTAAGTAAAGACGTGAGTATTCAACAGTATTCTAaaactttttcctttctcatttttctgctcCCAGATCATTTCCTGTCTTTACCTTATCCTGGGAAAGAGTGACACAACACAAcactttaaaaacagatttaaagtACTAGACTCTTTCCAGCCTTACATCAGGCTTGTTAACCTCTGTTTCAGAGGGGTAATTGTGTGTTTAGATTgttagtattaaaaaataaataaattgttagtATCTTTTCTTGCTGCTATAGCTAGACTCTAGGCAGGATATAAgagtaaataaacatataaataagcaaacattttatttgaagacTTTTAGATAGTGTCTggttttgttgaaaatatttgccGTAGTAATGAAATGCCTAGAATATGAATATTCTAGAATGGGTACAAGAAGGTGATGTATAAAACAGCCCCTTTCTCTTCCCATTCTCACCTTCATCTTCTGCTTTTCCCCATCCAGTCACCCAGCAAGAGTCTGGAATTGTCCACTGCTTTTTGACACTGGACAAGCAAATAGGCAGGATGGAAGAACTGTAGGTGACTCGAGAACAGCCTCAACAAGGCAGTGTCTGCCGTGGTACCGTGGTGTTTGGGATGGATGACAATTCGGAACACGATACTTCACGCCTGTATTTGAATGGCCTATGTCAATTGATCCCAGCCACACAGTATATAAGAAAGGGATCCAGCGCctaaggggaagagaaagaggagaataaaAGTGGAGCATGCTTTTGTGCTACAGCTGGGTCAGAACAAGCTGCCTGTGTGTAGCACTAAGTCTTTAGGTAGGAAAGGAGAGTAACAGACTTGGAATTAACCAGGCTGCTTCCAACTTGGCATAGGGTTGGtttgtcttcttttctccttccctcactccctgaTCACTCTTTCTTTTGTTATCTGCTGTTTCTGTGGTCTCCTTTTATATGATTATGGCCAGAGTTTTGTCCTGTATTTTTTCCCTGGTTCTCTTATTCACTTCTACTATTCTCCGTGGTTTCAGCCATAGCCTATATGCTTAACAgtcattgttgttttattttcacttttgagtTCTGAGCACTAGaccttcatttctaaatttaaaaattaaagcaaaatataaCCACcaaagttcatatatatatatatgatatatatgtaatttaaatgttCAGTAGTTTGAtcagatttataaaataaataaataacagaagttCTCTGCCCTACTGCCCTCAATTCATGCTATCCAAAGGCAATCACTTTCAACTCTTAGCtctttcttttagcattttcccTAGTGTTTTCAAGAAACCCTATATATTgccattaatatttttctttcagttttagaatACTGTATTCCTCCTGTAGAAGGTGAGGATTGACCCAACAATTACTGCTAACTCCGCACTTCCTTTTCACCATCCTCCTCATCTAATATAACTTTCTGTTAGATGAGTATTTAGTATGTATGTTCTTGTGACTGTGAAAACATTATTCACTATGAGGCCATATTGAGTACCATAATGCGATTTCTTGTAAAACTTTTTGCTTCTCCTGGAATTAATAATGTGGtctcacttgtttgttttttttagttttctatgtaCCTAT
This window harbors:
- the PRSS48 gene encoding LOW QUALITY PROTEIN: serine protease 48 (The sequence of the model RefSeq protein was modified relative to this genomic sequence to represent the inferred CDS: inserted 5 bases in 3 codons; deleted 2 bases in 1 codon; substituted 2 bases at 2 genomic stop codons), producing the protein MTEKVEILEVEDFEERFRSFSKTDAVLLPLGAAPRSPVCLLPCLLKSLQSVCRRPVHSSRIVCGEHWPWQVSLYLGESHVCRGSLISDRWILTAAHRLHRRWIPFLYTVWLGSIDIGHSNTGVKYXVFRIVIHPKHHGTTADTALLRLXSRVTYSSSILPICLSSVKKQWTIPDSCWVTGWGKAEDDYPTILQEAEIPITEHQHXEIIYNPVGYLLPQTEPVIQESTICTGDLEKRKDTCQGDSGGPPSCHIDGIWIQIGLSSWGTGCGLSFPGVYTNVTYYQKWIMSIISRAEALDANNLDLSDFLLPTVLLSLALLGPSCAFGPNILGRVGSVTEAAGQVQGXEXNAWRRSPRGRELTRRVAGNSG